The Theobroma cacao cultivar B97-61/B2 chromosome 1, Criollo_cocoa_genome_V2, whole genome shotgun sequence genome contains the following window.
tttctaTCCTTCacattaattctttttttttgttttgatatttgatttacGGATGTATTCATTGCAATATgtaaaacaacaaaacaataaaatgcAACCACAAGGAATGTTATTGGCATTCTCAACCACTTAAAAAAACAATCTTAAGTGGATTGTATGTAATCATCAATCTTGTTTTAGCAATGTCCCAAACGTCAAGTTGGggcaaaaaattaaaaagaagagGGGAAAACACCAGGGTTTGTACGGTGATACagtcttttaatttaaaacgTACCCGTACGGTATTTAGGGACACCTGTCCATTGACGgggattttcttttataatccGTACACTTGCCTGAAATTTAGTTTTCCCTCCACGTCGCCAATGTGGCCACGCGGCTGACACCAGCGAGCGAGTATAATCCCCCACCGTCACCTGCGAGTACGTGATGAAAACCTTTTACAATTTCATCCTTTGACAAGCTGACGTGGAATCGACTGACCCCACGGGAACAGCTGAAGTGTCAGAGGTGAGAAATGGTCTGGCACGTGAGGTGACCGACACATCGACACGTTGTAGCGTTAAATCTGCTGTCAGTTAGTGGCGGTTAGGGAGGAGGTGAGATACTTAGAGTGGGTTAATTTTGACTTAATTTTAACGGAGTTAGGCAAAGCATATACTACGATCCGACGTTAGTTTATTTCCCTATAAAAAAGACTGCGCCATCTGAGGTTTTTTCATCGACTCCACAATTctatttctctctttcctcCACTTTCCTTGTGCTTTTCCATTTCTGCCAAACAGAGAAAACTAAACACATTCCCAGTactgtgagagagagagagaggatcAATAATGGGGATTTCTCATAGACTACTCTCGTTGTGTATATTGCTACTTTTTATGTTGTTCGTTTATGTCAGGGCCTCAGCAGAGAAAACAGAGCTGAACTCAAGGTACATTTTTCAGGGAAACAATCAGCTCTTGATCACGGAGCCGTGTGGTGAGCACAGAGCGAACTATTCTTTCGCCTTTTACTAAAGAATATCGTGTGCTCGCCACTTGAAGCGACATACGCTAATTTTTGGAAAGGGTGTTcgtaaaaaaaagaatttttttttttttttttttttttattgtaaaaaaaaaaaaaaatacagcTCTTGATCAGTTCTCTCTGTTTCATTAGCTGTTCCAGTCCAGGAAAACTTTCCTGGAAAGCACCGTCAAATGCAAATTCTGCTAGCTCACAACTGGTTTTTGATTTTCCTCGTGTTTGTCATGTGGCAGGCTTGGTGAAGAAGAGAAGGTGCAGGGCATGAAGAACTCATCAATGGCAGACGGGTGAGTAATCTATTTCAGCTACTTTTCACGTACAAATCTAGCAACTTGGGGACAGTACCAGTTGTTGAGATTGGATCTGAGAGCATCGTAATTAGGATAGTCAGTTCTGTTATATGTTTAGTTTAACTCCCTCTGGTAAGGTCGCAGTTGATCAACTAACTTACTCCTCCCAAGTCCTAAGTTCCTAACCTTGTCTCGAAATACTAAAACACCCTATAATTTCTTTCTCGCCTTTTCAGGTTGGATGATGAGACATGGATAAATGAGCACGCAGTTGATAATCCTGAGGAAATTGCTTCTATGGTTGATATGTAAGTCTCTCTATCTTTAATACAATAGACTCGGGTAAAATTTCACTTGGTTTtgcatcatcaaattcataaCTCACATACTATTATGATCTTTGGGATCTCATCGGATAAAAACTTGTCTTAGTTAATTATTTACTAGTAAAGTACTTGGCTTGAAAACTAAGAGGATTTGATTCACATGGACACCCCAGTCGGACCCCCACTTGCCATAAGTGTAGCTCTGACAAGTCCTTTTCACCTGTCTGTCTCGCCTCGCTTCTCATCTAACATGGGTAGTCAAATGTAATTTTACCCCCAACGGATTTCAGTCAAAACTCTTAATAGGGTCGAATCATGACACGTACCCAtatctcttttttgttttccgTAGCCAGACTAGCAGACAATATTTTTGcatattttagttttcagaGTTACAAGTCGAGATTTGAACACTAACTGACTCGTCTAGCTTCAGCCTTGTTGTAAATTGAAAGAAGTTGAGTTCCTCCTAGTACCTGCTTCGGAACCCGTCTTtcccaaaaggaaaaagaacgatggaaaaaggaatgaaaattataataaacAGATGCCGGGCAAGCTAATAATTAATTGACATTTTGTCTTTACTTTATTCATTAAACTCTAACTGATAAACCGGTAGTATGCAGCAAAAGTATAATATCTCTGGTTTAATATTCGTATAGAGTAATTCTACTTTAGGATTCTTGAGGAGTCGGCTGCCATGTTCTTCACTGTTACACAAGTTACTCTCTCGGCACCCCCTTTTTTAACTTGTAGCCAGCTTACGCACATGCCCATGTCCTGAGATCCGCGCATCTCcctcttttttatttgctgTCTTATTATTCCTTCCTTATCCAAGTATCATTCCAAGTACACGAAGCTTTATTTGCCTATATGCACCAAAATGCCAATGTTCTTGTGCCTTtatatttactattttttgCCAATGTTTTTGTCCTTGATATCCCCATCTTTCTGATACCCTGAAAGTTTAGTGCTACTTGATTTTTTGGGGGCCTAGAAATGACTCGTTCACCTCCATGAGATAATGAGAAACGAAGTAGTGTGTATTTGATTAGCCTGGCTTGATTTGTTGTTCTGGATCAACTATGGGGAACGCGACATTATTTTAAGCagagtaattttttaatagaaGCAAAATTCAATCAGCTAGATTTAACGATCAGTGGTTAAACAATATCACAAATGTACAAGGTGGTGTAATTCCTGATATAATcttgtatgtatgtatgtatgtatgtatgtatatattcaGGGAGGTGGGATAGGGTgcttaaaattttgttgaaatatGTTCCCCTTCTCCAGCCTGTCAAGGGAGGCAATGAACTCTTGAAAAAACCACAAAGATCTGCTTTTTCTTGGAGGGAGGCAGAGGAAAAACTTGGCTAATTCTTCGCTGATCTAGCAGCTAGCTGCATAACTGACAAACCCAGTTGTATTGAATGACACCGCCACGATCGTATTTAAtgtttcattattttgttCCACCGACGCCAAAAAGGAGCAGGCAGGAATTAGTTCCCACCTTATCATTTACTGGTATATCCTATGGTAAGCAAATGTGGTCAAGAACGCAAATCTTCCAAATTTTCCGTATGGAGCGTTATGTACATCTCCCACAAATACTCACATGGCCAACTCAACTCAACATAGGCCAGaatcaaattcttttcaaaCACAATAATTGTCCACCATTCTTATTCCAATTTTCACATGCTAATTAACTcactttaattaataaaaatttgatgataatGACGATATAATCAtgggtttttttctttcttttttataaaaaatattttatgtattttcaGGAGCATAAGAAATAGCACAGAAAGGAGAAAGTTGGGTTATTTCTCATGTGGAACAGGGAATCCGATTGATGACTGCTGGCGCTGTGACCGGCGTTGGTATCTTAGGCGAAAGCGCCTAGCAAACTGCGGCGTCGGCTTTGGACGCAATGCTGTCGGTGGTCGTGATGGAAAATACTATGTGGTAAGTAACCCTGGCGATGATGACCCTGTGAACCCCAAACCAGGCACCCTCCGCCATGCTGTTATCCAAGACAGGCCTCTCTGGATTGTGTTCAAGCGTGACATGGTGATCACTTTGAAGCAGGAGCTCATAATGAACAGTTTTAAGACCATTGATGGTCGTGGTGCCAATGTGCATATCGCTAATGGGGCCTGCATTACCATCCAGTTTGTCACAAATATTATCATCCACGGAGTCCACATCCATGACTGCAAGCCCACCGGTAACGCCATGGTTCGAAGCTCCCCATCTCATTATGGATGGAGGACAATAGCTGATGGGGATGCCATTTCGATTTTTGGATCAAGCCACATCTGGATTGACCACAATTCACTGTCTAATTGTGCTGATGGACTTATTGATGCTATAATGGGTTCCACTGCAATTACCATCTCCAGCAATTACTTCACCCACCACAATGAGGTcagaatcaaataaatttcctcatgcattttcttgtttttcttttcttgaagtGAATTTATGTTTTGGAAGGACTAAATTAATTTGTCCAAGTAATTCGATGACAGGTTATGCTGTTGGGACATAGTGACTCTTACGTAAGAGACAAGCAGATGCAGGTGACCATTGCTTATAATCATTTTGGGGAGGGTCTTATCCAGAGAATGCCAAGGTAGCATACTCAAATATGGTTGCTAATGTAATTTCTCCTTTCCGTTcggagctttttttttttgacatatAAATTGGCTCAGCCCTCTAACAAATCTTGCAGGTGTAGACATGGATATTTCCATGTAGTGAACAATGACTACACACACTGGGTAATGTATGCAATCGGTGGAAGTGCTAATCCCACCATTAACAGCCAGGGAAACCGTTACCTTGCCCCTGCTAACGCCTTTGCTAAAGAGGTAAATAAACCACACCTACAAAAACTTCCCCTTCTAAGAATTAGTAGCAGTAATTAGGATGCGGAATGATGAGGGACTTGCTGAATTTTTGATGTGGCCAGGTGACAAAGAGAGTGGCAACATCATCTAATCAATGGAGACATTGGAATTGGAGGTCAGATGGAGACCTGTTGTTAAATGGAGCGTATTTCACTCCATCAGGAGCAGGTGCAGCAGCCAGCTATGCCAGGGCCTCTAGCTTAGGGGCCAAGTCCTCTTCCTTAGTTGGCATCATTACTTCAAATGCAGGTGCTCTCACCTGTCGCCACGGCCGCATGTGTTAATTCTCATTAGTCTCCGCCACACTCTCCACCCCAACCGACAAACCAAGGAAAAGACAAAAGCAAACaaagaaggaaatgaaaaataactcATTTTTCTTCCCATATTATCACTTATATAGCACTAGTATTCATTCCCAGCTGAGTTTATATTCTGCTCAATCCCTTTGACAAGTGtacaaaaatttttagaaaattgtCCTAATTCTCTCCCTCATATACAACAATATTTCACTTGTCATAAATGCAATGGATCGACCTCGGCCTCTTTTAAGGTGCCGTAGCGTTGTTCACTTCTATTATTGTTTCTCTTTGTAATTATGTATTTTcctttgtttatttttccGCACTTCCCCTGTTTATATTGCTCTTCTTTGATCAATTAGTTAGCACATAAATTGCACATGAAAGCAAGTTATTGTTGTGAGTTAGCTTTAAAGACATTGGAGGTATATAATTTATGTTGGATGAGGGGGCATGTGCTGCATTTCTCTTCTGTGAGGCCAACCTGTTTACATGCGTAGGCATGTAGGAGACTTGGAGAATGCGTTATTATGTGGATTTCCATGTCTACTGTCCCAtgaatttaaacataaaaaagtatctgaaaagggaaaataagtagaaagaaaaagagtccAAGCTGAATTAATCTTGGcattccttttcctttttttttatttattaaaaaaactaGGCTGTGAAGCCGAGTGAGATCCTTAACCCTACTTTTTCATGTCTAACTTTGGAATCTCTTCCAAAGAGGAAGGTCTGCACGAAAAATTGTTTGAAGTGATTTCCAAGCCAGGCTATTTTTCTCATTGCCACTGCATTCAATGAGAATGAATGAAAGTTTCGGGCATTCAATCCTGTAATCATATATGTGAATGtgtgaagtttaaaaacttcatcattttttctaaataaaaattatattttattaaaaattattgtttttttatatatctGGATGGAATTTTTTTGACTCAAAAAGcaagtaatataatagaaAATAGAGTATGGTTTCCATGAAAAATGGTATCAAAATCTTTTGCTAAGTACTAAAGTTAGTATAacctaatcttattcaaacaatcaattttaaagctattgaaaactaaataaactaaaattaaaaacaagaattgcaatttaaatataattaatcaatcaaacaTGACATAGAATTACAATATCTCCTCAGCACTTCATTTGAATCTCTTTTACTCTCTTATTACTTGTTAGATAGCTGAATTATTAACCTAGAGTTTAATGTATTTATAAGTCTTCGTCAaagttcttataaaaatatctttatcaACTAATTCACTATATATCTATGCAAGTTGCAATTAAGAAAGACTCATTAAGCTTAGATTTCAATTATAGCTATATATGACATGcaagtgtatgtctacctCACAtgtgaatcaaatcaatcatctcatgcaactgatattgaacatatgttattttatcCAAGACTTATACTAAACTCTCTCTCTCAGTTCCGTTTAAGTTACCCTATCAACATGGGCAAACCCACGTTCATGGGAGTGGAGTGGTGTCACATGACACCACTCaatttaaaagaatatttatttattatattatttttttagagttttatatatttaacaatACTATTGAAtccattaatttattttttgcaattTTGTAGGAAGTGGGCTCAAAAggtagattttattaaaaaatttatatataataatatttaaatattctttttaaaaaataatatttaaatattatcaaaaAGTAGATTTAccagaaaataatttatatattaatatttaaatactatatggaaagataaaaaaaattttcttctataatttaagattttattaaaaaagtcaaaatctATACTACTTTTCctcttcaaaaattcaaatcctaCTTTTAAGACCTATAGTGACTTTTCTCTTCTCGGTCCTTTGGTTTATTTGCTAGTAAAACTTGCATTGATCTTACTAGTTGCAACAGTGTTAGTTGAAAAAACTTTTTCAGCAATGAAATTTATAAAGCACAAGTTATGCAATCAAATGAGTCATGAGTGGATGAATGATTGCTTGGTgacaaatattgaaaaaaatgtatTTGATAGTGTTTTTATTGATGTTATCATGCAACgttttcaaaatatgaaaaattgtCATGGACAATTATAGTTTctgtaaatatttttactttgaagaattaaatgaatatactaaatttacattttctttaatttaatgttaAAGCTTCTAATTTATagattttaacatatttattttttatttattattattttaattgtgaCACCACTCAAGAAAATTCCTAGGTTCGCCCTTGCCTATCAGTCTAATTGGTGGTTAATCAATCAGATGCATTAAGAATAggattgaaataaacaattcaaacaCTATCAATctatagaaagaaaaaatttttttattatcaaccAATTGCATGCCGCCATGTGGATTTAATAACcatgtaattaattataaaataattaatttattggttGGATTATTTTAAAGACATATAGTTGAAGCAATCCACCTATTTGTAGATAATTTTTTGACCAATCAAAAATTAGTTATTGGTCATCCAATTTATCTATAAATNAGAGACATATAGTTGAACCAATTCACCTATTGGtagataatatttatatttttgaccAATCAAAAATTTGTTATTGGTCATCcaatttatctataaataaatcaaaataatttagagataatatttatatttttgaccAATCAAAAATTAGTTATTGGTCATCcaatttatctataaataaatcaaaataatttagagataatattcatatttttgaccAATCAAAAAATTAGTTATTGGTCATCCAATTTATctctataattattttaatttagagattaaaatcaaattggattgtttaatttatctctaaataaattgAGATAATTGGGAGAAAATACCTAACTTCGGccaatcaaaattcaaggaCTTAAGGTCTGGCCAATCAAAAGACTTTCAATGAGTCATcataatttatctctaaataaattaaaataatttagagataattcaAAGAGATTATATTCTCATCAAAGTCTCCCACCAAACATTATAAATAAGGGGCTCCCCCTAGCCATTTGCATTCATTCGGAGGCATTCGAAGATTAGGAGCATTTGAAGATTGAGACCATTTCAGAGATCAAGAAGAATAGAAGATTTTTGAAGTGAAGATCAAGCAAAAACGAAGTTCGTGATCAAGCGGCAATTAAGTTCGTGATCAAGCGACAACGAAGTTCATGATCAAGATATCAAGTgaagttcgtgatcaagatCAAGTGTTCGTGATCAAGATTAAGTTGTGAAGACCCTTGAAGCGAAACGAAGATCAAGCaagttcgtgatcaagacTAAGTCCAAGTTCGTGACTCTTGAAGAtgaattgaagaaattaatcAGAGGAATTTCCAGAGATCATCACTCACATCatcaaatatttgtatttgtcTCATAATTTTCAAGTCAAGAAATTTCAACGAGAAATTTGTGTGTACAAATTTCTGGCACACCCAATGGGACAATCTCTGCCTCTTATCTTCTTTCTTCAAGCAAATCTCTAAATATCTCCAAGTTGAAATGGCTCCTAAGAAGAATCTCACCAATAAACCTGTTGTCAAGCCTGCTAGAGCGAATCCTGCAGTCTTTCCAATCTCATCATTAAGCACAGATGTTTTAACACATCCATACTGTACTTAGAGAAAGATAGAAGCTCTTACTAAATTGTATGAGCAAACCCTCTCAATCCTCAACCAAAATCCTTTGTATGATGCTTCTTCCCCAAGTTTTGAAGAAGCCTCTACTATGCAACTTGCTCCCTCCAAAGGATCAAGTACCAATCACCTCAAGGAACAGGATGGCTACTCAAGCAGTAGCTTAGTTTCATCATCCCCTCGCCAAAGTTCTTCGTCAAAAGTTGATTCTGGAATGATGGTTGTCATGACAACTGGAACAACATTTCTAGAAGAACAAGTTGCACTTCTTGCGAAGACTGTGGAATCTCTAACAACAAGCATCAGAGAAAAGGATGAACAAATTGCCTCAATGATGGCAAAAATTAATAGCTTTACTGGAAAAGCGCCAATGGATCTTGGCCAAAATCAATGCCAAGATAATAAGAAGAATTCCACTGTGGAAGTGGAAAATAATCTCCAACAAAAATCTAATGAAGTGGTCACCACTAACCAATTAAAGGAATTCATCAAGGAAGCCATTAAGGAATAGGTGGAGAATGTCTCTCAACCTTCATACACTTATGCCAAGCCATATTCTCAAA
Protein-coding sequences here:
- the LOC18612829 gene encoding probable pectate lyase 8, giving the protein MGISHRLLSLCILLLFMLFVYVRASAEKTELNSRLGEEEKVQGMKNSSMADGLDDETWINEHAVDNPEEIASMVDMSIRNSTERRKLGYFSCGTGNPIDDCWRCDRRWYLRRKRLANCGVGFGRNAVGGRDGKYYVVSNPGDDDPVNPKPGTLRHAVIQDRPLWIVFKRDMVITLKQELIMNSFKTIDGRGANVHIANGACITIQFVTNIIIHGVHIHDCKPTGNAMVRSSPSHYGWRTIADGDAISIFGSSHIWIDHNSLSNCADGLIDAIMGSTAITISSNYFTHHNEVMLLGHSDSYVRDKQMQVTIAYNHFGEGLIQRMPRCRHGYFHVVNNDYTHWVMYAIGGSANPTINSQGNRYLAPANAFAKEVTKRVATSSNQWRHWNWRSDGDLLLNGAYFTPSGAGAAASYARASSLGAKSSSLVGIITSNAGALTCRHGRMC